A genome region from Maridesulfovibrio salexigens DSM 2638 includes the following:
- the plsY gene encoding glycerol-3-phosphate 1-O-acyltransferase PlsY, with protein MLWIFWLVFAYFLGSIPFGLFIGKICCNCDIRTEGSKSTGATNVARLCGFKYGVAALVLDVAKGFVPVLMAYQYSHNWIFISLVAAAAVIGHVFSIFMDMKGGKAVATTIGVFLALAPVATFYSIVFLLAVIALSGFVSMGSLTFAVALPFFTLVTGSVGMVPLACGMTVLLFWTHRENIRRLAKGQENSWKKKK; from the coding sequence ATGCTCTGGATATTCTGGCTGGTTTTCGCCTATTTTCTGGGATCAATTCCCTTCGGACTTTTCATCGGTAAAATTTGCTGCAACTGCGACATCCGCACTGAAGGAAGCAAAAGCACCGGAGCAACCAACGTTGCCCGCCTCTGTGGGTTCAAGTACGGTGTAGCAGCACTTGTTCTTGACGTTGCCAAGGGATTTGTTCCCGTACTCATGGCCTATCAGTACAGCCATAACTGGATTTTCATCTCTCTGGTAGCTGCTGCAGCCGTAATCGGGCATGTCTTCTCCATTTTCATGGACATGAAAGGCGGAAAAGCCGTTGCCACTACTATCGGCGTATTTCTGGCGCTGGCTCCTGTTGCAACATTCTACTCTATCGTTTTCCTGCTGGCAGTGATCGCCCTTTCCGGATTCGTATCCATGGGATCACTTACTTTTGCAGTGGCCTTGCCCTTCTTCACTCTGGTAACCGGTTCTGTCGGTATGGTCCCGCTTGCTTGCGGTATGACAGTACTCCTTTTTTGGACCCACCGGGAAAACATCAGACGCCTAGCCAAAGGCCAGGAAAATTCCTGGAAGAAGAAAAAATAA